A part of Aquaspirillum sp. LM1 genomic DNA contains:
- a CDS encoding adenylosuccinate synthase — MSKNVVVIGTQWGDEGKGKIVDWLTDHAEGVVRFQGGHNAGHTLVVNGKKTVLRLIPSGMLHPGKNCFIGNGVVLSPEALLKEIDELQAAGIDVASRLKISEACPLILPYHIALDKAREAAKGENKIGTTGRGIGPTYEDKVARRAIRVQDLFFPERFAAKLGENLAYYNFLLKEYFKTDTVDFQDTLEQTMLLAERIKPMVADVSRTLYEMNKAGQSILFEGAQGTLLDVDHGTYPFVTSSNCVAGAASAGAGVAPQMLNYVLGIVKAYTTRVGSGPFPTELFDDVGAGLAKRGNEFGAVTGRPRRCGWFDAALLKRSIQINGVSGLCVTKLDVMDGMDEIRLCVGYKKDGQTYDILPFGAENVAGCEPIYETWPGWSDTTFGVKRYEDLPENARNYLQRISEFCEAPIDIISTGPDREETIVLRHPFGA; from the coding sequence ATGTCCAAGAACGTAGTCGTGATCGGCACCCAATGGGGTGACGAAGGCAAGGGCAAGATTGTTGACTGGCTGACCGATCATGCCGAGGGCGTGGTGCGTTTTCAGGGCGGCCACAATGCCGGCCACACCCTGGTGGTCAACGGCAAGAAAACCGTGCTGCGCCTGATTCCGTCCGGCATGCTGCATCCTGGCAAAAACTGCTTCATCGGCAATGGCGTGGTGCTGTCGCCGGAAGCGCTGCTGAAGGAAATTGACGAACTGCAAGCTGCCGGTATTGACGTGGCCAGCCGCCTGAAGATTTCCGAAGCCTGCCCGCTGATCCTGCCCTACCACATTGCGCTGGACAAGGCGCGTGAAGCCGCCAAGGGCGAAAACAAGATCGGCACCACAGGCCGTGGCATTGGCCCGACCTACGAAGACAAGGTCGCCCGCCGCGCCATCCGCGTGCAGGACCTGTTCTTCCCCGAGCGCTTTGCCGCCAAGCTGGGCGAAAACCTGGCTTACTACAACTTCCTGCTCAAGGAATACTTCAAGACCGACACCGTGGACTTCCAGGACACCCTGGAACAGACCATGCTGCTGGCCGAGCGGATCAAGCCGATGGTGGCCGATGTGTCGCGCACGCTGTACGAGATGAACAAGGCTGGCCAATCCATCCTGTTTGAAGGCGCACAAGGCACCCTGCTGGATGTGGACCACGGCACTTATCCGTTTGTCACCTCGTCCAACTGTGTCGCCGGCGCGGCCTCTGCCGGCGCTGGCGTGGCCCCGCAAATGCTTAACTACGTGCTGGGCATCGTCAAGGCCTACACCACCCGCGTGGGTTCCGGCCCGTTCCCGACCGAGCTGTTTGACGACGTGGGCGCTGGCCTGGCCAAGCGCGGCAACGAATTCGGCGCCGTGACTGGCCGTCCGCGCCGCTGCGGCTGGTTTGACGCTGCGCTGCTCAAGCGGTCGATCCAGATCAACGGTGTGTCCGGTCTGTGCGTGACCAAGCTGGACGTGATGGACGGCATGGACGAAATCCGCCTGTGCGTGGGCTACAAAAAAGACGGCCAGACCTACGATATCCTGCCGTTTGGCGCGGAAAACGTTGCCGGTTGCGAGCCGATTTACGAAACCTGGCCGGGCTGGAGCGACACCACGTTTGGGGTGAAGCGCTACGAAGACCTGCCGGAAAACGCCCGCAACTATCTGCAGCGGATTTCCGAATTCTGCGAAGCGCCGATCGACATCATCTCGACCGGCCCGGACCGCGAAGAAACCATCGTATTGCGTCACCCGTTCGGCGCCTGA
- a CDS encoding ABC transporter permease, producing the protein MPIHPPLSAVAPTPANGPGLDLARLRHRAQGLIVPLTLLALWETVVALGWVSAHLLPPPSELLLTLTDLSQSGVLAAHIGVSVLRVLAGFAIGASLAIVAGAAVGLSPRVEAWLDPTFQALRAIPSLAWVPLLLLWLGIDEAPKLTLIAIGAFFPVYLNLVAGIHNVDRKLVEVGGVYGLSGSKLVRRIFLPAALPNLFTGLRSGLSLAWMFLVAAELMAATRGLGYLLTDGRETGRADLVLIAILTLALLGTLSDSLLRRLEVRLLAWRDVFDRRFA; encoded by the coding sequence ATGCCGATTCATCCTCCTCTCTCCGCCGTGGCACCAACTCCCGCCAACGGCCCCGGACTTGACCTGGCCCGCCTGCGCCACAGGGCACAAGGGCTGATTGTGCCGCTGACCCTGCTGGCGCTGTGGGAAACCGTGGTGGCCCTGGGCTGGGTCAGCGCCCATCTGCTGCCCCCGCCCAGCGAGCTGCTGCTGACGCTGACCGACCTGAGCCAGAGCGGCGTGCTGGCGGCGCATATTGGCGTCAGCGTGCTGCGCGTGCTGGCCGGCTTTGCCATCGGCGCCAGCCTGGCGATTGTTGCCGGTGCCGCCGTCGGGCTGTCGCCCCGGGTGGAAGCCTGGCTCGACCCCACCTTCCAGGCGCTGCGCGCCATTCCCTCGCTGGCCTGGGTGCCGTTGCTGCTGCTGTGGCTGGGCATTGACGAAGCGCCCAAGCTGACCTTGATTGCCATTGGGGCGTTTTTTCCGGTGTACCTGAACCTGGTGGCGGGCATTCACAATGTTGACCGCAAACTGGTGGAGGTGGGTGGGGTCTATGGCCTGAGCGGCAGCAAGCTGGTCCGGCGGATTTTCCTGCCGGCAGCGCTGCCCAATCTGTTTACCGGCCTGCGCAGCGGCTTGTCGCTGGCCTGGATGTTTCTGGTGGCAGCCGAACTGATGGCGGCCACCCGTGGCCTGGGCTATCTGCTCACCGATGGCCGCGAAACTGGCCGGGCCGACCTGGTGCTGATTGCCATTCTGACGCTGGCGCTGCTGGGCACGCTCAGCGACAGCCTGCTGCGCCGGCTGGAAGTGCGCCTGCTGGCCTGGCGTGATGTATTTGACCGTCGTTTTGCCTGA
- a CDS encoding RcnB family protein, with protein MNHRIVVALVLAVVMGSAPLAYAEPGGPPERGWNQDRSESGPRSDPRDRGYRGDHRDRYDRYGPRGRGVGANHNYYRGDRLPSRYRQRSHVVNDWRGHRLSAPPRGYHWVQNGPDYVLVAIATGIIAQILLNH; from the coding sequence ATGAATCATCGAATCGTCGTGGCGCTGGTGCTGGCCGTGGTCATGGGCAGCGCCCCACTGGCATATGCCGAACCCGGTGGCCCACCCGAACGGGGCTGGAACCAAGACCGCAGTGAATCAGGCCCGCGCAGTGATCCGCGTGACCGGGGTTACCGGGGCGACCACCGCGACCGTTATGACCGCTATGGGCCACGCGGGCGGGGGGTGGGTGCCAACCACAATTATTACCGGGGTGACCGTCTGCCCAGCCGTTACCGCCAGCGCAGCCATGTGGTCAACGACTGGCGCGGCCATCGCCTGAGCGCCCCGCCGCGCGGTTACCACTGGGTGCAGAACGGCCCGGACTATGTGCTGGTGGCGATTGCCACCGGGATTATTGCCCAGATCTTGCTCAATCACTGA
- a CDS encoding OsmC family protein, translating into MNAEQLKARQAPLKAAYQQDPSLAQLTLSSVGRLAPTEQTVRLETGHGKVLAGLHQAAGGSGEDACSGEMLLEALAACAGVTLQAVATAMGIVLRGGQVCAEGDLDFRGTLGLSKDTPVGFTAIRLRFTLDTDASDEQLATLLRLSERYCVIFQSLKQTPQLLLERQRPT; encoded by the coding sequence ATGAACGCAGAGCAACTGAAAGCGCGTCAGGCACCGCTGAAAGCCGCCTACCAGCAAGACCCCAGCCTGGCCCAGCTAACCTTGTCCAGCGTGGGCCGGCTGGCCCCCACCGAACAGACCGTGCGCCTCGAAACCGGCCACGGCAAGGTGCTGGCCGGCCTGCACCAGGCGGCGGGCGGCAGTGGCGAGGATGCCTGTTCCGGCGAAATGCTGCTGGAAGCGCTGGCTGCCTGCGCCGGGGTGACCCTGCAGGCGGTGGCTACCGCCATGGGCATTGTCCTGCGTGGTGGTCAGGTGTGCGCCGAAGGCGACCTGGATTTTCGTGGCACGCTGGGACTCAGCAAGGACACCCCGGTGGGATTCACCGCCATCCGCCTGCGCTTTACCCTGGACACCGACGCCAGCGACGAACAACTGGCCACCCTGCTGCGCCTGTCCGAACGCTACTGCGTGATTTTTCAATCCCTGAAACAGACGCCCCAGCTGCTGCTGGAGCGGCAGAGACCCACATGA
- a CDS encoding ABC transporter ATP-binding protein, which produces MSTPLLELAIQAKYFAQRQVIDQLAFNVAPGEVVSLVGPSGCGKSTLLRLIAGLDRDYQGQLRIHGEAPTLHSRHVGFIFQEPRLLPWLSVADNVGFELGRGGGQHPRVQELLVEVGLADFADAYPKQLSGGMAQRVAIARGLFTQPSLLLLDEPFSAVDAFTRMRLQKLLLSIARHHQITLLLVTHDVNEAAYLSDRVIVLGSHPGRIRGEVTLDLPRPRQRHDPQLAGLAAHILQLLDHAAADPLEAAHATAATDPTPSTATLSFSRMHFAI; this is translated from the coding sequence ATGTCGACCCCTTTGCTTGAACTGGCTATCCAGGCCAAATACTTTGCCCAGCGTCAGGTGATCGACCAGCTGGCATTCAACGTCGCGCCGGGCGAGGTGGTCAGCCTGGTCGGCCCCAGCGGCTGCGGCAAAAGCACCCTGCTGCGCCTGATTGCCGGGCTGGACCGTGACTACCAGGGTCAGCTGCGCATCCACGGCGAAGCCCCCACGCTGCATTCCCGCCATGTGGGCTTTATCTTTCAGGAGCCCCGGCTGCTGCCGTGGTTGAGCGTTGCCGACAATGTTGGCTTTGAGCTGGGCCGTGGCGGCGGCCAGCACCCCAGGGTGCAGGAATTGCTGGTCGAAGTGGGGCTGGCCGACTTTGCCGATGCCTACCCGAAACAATTGTCCGGCGGCATGGCTCAGCGGGTGGCGATTGCCCGCGGGCTGTTCACCCAACCCTCGCTGTTGCTGCTGGACGAGCCATTCAGCGCGGTGGACGCCTTTACCCGCATGCGCTTGCAGAAACTGCTGTTGTCGATTGCCCGGCATCACCAGATCACCCTGCTGCTGGTCACCCATGATGTCAACGAAGCCGCTTATCTGAGCGACCGGGTGATTGTGCTGGGCAGCCATCCGGGGCGGATTCGGGGTGAAGTCACGCTGGACCTGCCACGCCCGCGCCAGCGCCATGACCCCCAGCTGGCAGGCCTGGCGGCGCACATCCTGCAACTGCTTGACCATGCCGCCGCCGACCCGCTTGAAGCAGCACACGCCACGGCGGCCACCGATCCGACCCCATCCACTGCCACGCTGTCGTTCAGCCGGATGCATTTTGCCATTTAG
- a CDS encoding RNA-guided endonuclease TnpB family protein → MQRLQAYKYELMPTGEQQRDMRRFAGSCRFVFNKALALQKERYEQGKKKLGYAGLCKLLTEWRNGSETPWLADAPVHPLQQTLKDLERAYANFFARRADFPRFKKKGQSDSFRYPDPKQIRLDQANSRIFLPKLGWLCYRNSREVLGAVKNITVSQSCGKWSVSIQTEREVEQPIPKGGTVGIDMGIARFATLSDGAFYAPLNSFRRHEARLRKAHMSRKTKFSSNWKKAKARVQRIHSRIGNARRDYLHKATTTISQNHAMVCLEDLQVRNMSRSAAGTPETPGKNVRAKSGLNKSILDQGWFEFRRQLDYKLAWNGGHLIAVPAQNTSRTCPCCGHVSADNRQTQAKFECVACGFEENADLVGAINVLRAGHARLACEVSGAVMPPAAGTQRSDSCRLDAGMSAVGIPRL, encoded by the coding sequence ATGCAACGCCTTCAAGCCTACAAATACGAACTGATGCCGACCGGTGAACAGCAGCGCGACATGCGCCGCTTTGCTGGCTCGTGCCGTTTCGTGTTCAACAAGGCATTGGCCTTGCAAAAGGAGCGCTACGAGCAAGGCAAGAAGAAGCTCGGCTACGCAGGGCTGTGCAAGCTGCTCACCGAGTGGCGCAATGGATCTGAAACGCCGTGGCTGGCCGATGCGCCGGTTCATCCGCTGCAGCAGACGCTCAAGGACCTGGAGCGCGCTTACGCCAACTTCTTCGCCAGACGCGCTGATTTTCCGCGTTTCAAGAAGAAGGGCCAGTCCGACAGCTTTCGCTATCCAGACCCGAAACAGATCAGGCTCGACCAGGCCAACAGCCGAATCTTCCTGCCCAAGCTCGGCTGGCTGTGCTACCGCAACAGCCGGGAAGTATTGGGTGCGGTGAAGAACATCACCGTGAGCCAGTCCTGCGGCAAATGGTCCGTGTCGATCCAGACCGAACGCGAGGTCGAGCAGCCAATTCCAAAGGGCGGTACAGTCGGCATCGACATGGGTATTGCACGGTTCGCCACGCTCTCGGATGGCGCGTTCTACGCGCCGCTCAACAGCTTCAGGCGGCACGAAGCCCGCTTGCGCAAAGCGCACATGAGCCGCAAGACCAAATTCAGCAGCAACTGGAAGAAGGCCAAAGCCCGCGTCCAGCGCATCCATTCCCGCATCGGCAACGCCCGCCGCGATTATCTGCACAAAGCCACAACCACGATCAGCCAAAACCACGCGATGGTGTGTCTTGAGGACTTGCAGGTGCGGAATATGTCCAGGTCGGCGGCAGGTACACCCGAAACACCGGGCAAGAACGTTCGGGCCAAGTCCGGCCTGAACAAGTCCATCCTCGATCAAGGCTGGTTCGAATTCCGTCGCCAACTGGACTACAAGCTGGCGTGGAACGGCGGGCATCTCATCGCCGTGCCGGCGCAGAACACCAGCCGCACCTGTCCGTGTTGCGGCCATGTGTCGGCGGATAACCGCCAGACGCAGGCCAAGTTCGAGTGTGTGGCGTGTGGTTTCGAGGAAAACGCCGATCTGGTCGGCGCGATCAATGTGCTAAGGGCGGGACACGCCCGGTTAGCCTGTGAAGTGAGCGGTGCGGTCATGCCGCCAGCAGCAGGAACCCAGCGAAGCGACTCATGCCGGCTCGATGCCGGGATGAGCGCCGTAGGAATCCCCCGACTTTAG
- a CDS encoding PLP-dependent aspartate aminotransferase family protein, which yields MTSSTAPTPALHPATLAAHGGSSVADPYRDLAPPLHLSTTFERAADGSYPGGRVYSRDQSPAYDGVEQLLAQLEGGSQALLFASGMAAASAVLQALRPGDRVLAPQSLYWAWRNWLHEFCAHWGITLVEYANTDLAELEHQLNAAPTQLLWIETPANPTWEITDIAAAAALAKAAGARTVVDSTVATPVFTRPLELGADIVLHSATKALNGHSDVVAGALICARQDDFWQRIRRARSLGGAVLGPFEAWLLQRGLRTLFVRVRAAAANADQLAHFLASHPAVRAVRYPGLANDPGHAVARTQMHGGFGAMLSLQLAGGAEHAKAVAGRLRLFRQATSLGAVESLVEHRASVEGVGTRVPDDLLRVSVGIEAVEDLLADWAQALAE from the coding sequence ATGACCTCGTCCACCGCCCCCACGCCCGCCCTGCACCCCGCCACCCTTGCCGCCCATGGTGGCAGCAGCGTGGCTGATCCTTACCGCGACCTGGCACCGCCGCTGCACCTGTCCACCACCTTCGAGCGCGCCGCCGACGGCAGCTACCCTGGTGGCCGGGTGTATTCGCGTGATCAGAGCCCGGCTTACGATGGCGTCGAGCAGTTGCTGGCCCAACTGGAAGGCGGCAGCCAGGCGCTGCTGTTTGCCTCCGGCATGGCCGCCGCCAGCGCCGTGCTGCAGGCATTGCGCCCCGGTGACCGGGTGCTGGCCCCGCAGTCGCTGTACTGGGCCTGGCGCAACTGGCTGCACGAGTTTTGCGCCCACTGGGGCATCACCCTGGTCGAGTACGCCAATACGGACCTGGCCGAGCTGGAACATCAGCTCAATGCCGCGCCCACCCAGCTGCTGTGGATTGAAACGCCGGCCAATCCGACCTGGGAAATCACCGATATTGCCGCCGCTGCTGCACTGGCCAAGGCGGCTGGTGCGCGCACCGTGGTGGACTCTACCGTAGCCACCCCGGTGTTCACCCGCCCGCTGGAACTGGGTGCCGACATCGTGCTGCACTCGGCCACCAAGGCACTGAACGGCCATTCTGATGTGGTGGCTGGCGCGCTGATCTGCGCCCGGCAGGATGATTTCTGGCAACGCATCCGCCGCGCCCGCAGTCTGGGTGGTGCCGTGCTTGGCCCGTTTGAAGCCTGGCTGCTGCAACGCGGCCTGCGCACCCTGTTTGTGCGCGTGCGCGCCGCCGCCGCCAACGCCGACCAGCTGGCGCATTTTCTGGCCAGCCACCCGGCGGTGCGGGCGGTGCGCTACCCCGGACTGGCCAATGACCCAGGCCATGCGGTGGCGCGCACGCAAATGCACGGCGGCTTTGGTGCCATGCTGTCGCTACAGTTGGCCGGCGGTGCCGAGCATGCCAAAGCCGTGGCCGGCCGGCTGCGCCTGTTCCGCCAAGCCACCTCGCTGGGTGCGGTGGAGAGCCTGGTAGAGCATCGCGCCAGCGTGGAAGGCGTCGGCACCCGCGTGCCGGACGATCTGCTGCGGGTGTCGGTGGGCATCGAAGCCGTGGAAGATTTGCTGGCGGACTGGGCACAGGCGCTGGCTGAATAA